In Kitasatospora sp. NBC_00240, the following are encoded in one genomic region:
- a CDS encoding AraC family transcriptional regulator, translating to MSRAAEETNRLMLRARDAMDRAYAQPLDVPALARIAHVSEAHFSRTFRATFGETPHRYLQRRRVERAMFLLRESGRSVTDICFEVGFGSPGTFSRTFHDIVGRSPRAYRKEAAATFVPTCFTMAWTRPSA from the coding sequence GTGAGCCGAGCCGCCGAAGAGACCAACCGCCTGATGCTGCGGGCCCGGGACGCGATGGACCGTGCCTACGCGCAGCCGCTGGACGTCCCGGCGCTGGCCCGGATCGCCCATGTGTCCGAGGCGCACTTCTCGCGGACCTTCCGGGCCACCTTCGGCGAGACGCCGCACCGCTACCTGCAGCGCCGCCGGGTCGAGCGGGCGATGTTCCTGCTGCGGGAGAGCGGGCGCAGCGTGACGGACATCTGCTTCGAGGTCGGCTTCGGCAGCCCGGGCACCTTCAGCCGGACGTTCCACGACATCGTCGGGCGCTCGCCACGGGCGTACCGGAAGGAGGCGGCGGCCACCTTCGTGCCGACCTGCTTCACGATGGCCTGGACCCGCCCGAGCGCGTGA
- a CDS encoding N-acetyltransferase — translation MTPDPSPGHPGTTPAPTAVTTPTAATAVTAPTTAAGQPDPGRLGIRPESADDHLAVHALHTRAFGDDGRVARLVAALRGAGAGPAPLSFVAVLDGTVVGHVLLSGCRLDAPRRIVDVLSLSPLGVLPEHQGRGVGTRLVRHALAAAEETGAPLVFLEGDPGYYRTRGFEPAVPAGFRSPSLRIPEPAFQVARLSAHEPWMTGTFVYSEAFWALDCVGLRDPEA, via the coding sequence ATGACCCCCGATCCCTCGCCAGGGCACCCCGGAACCACCCCCGCCCCGACCGCCGTGACCACGCCGACCGCCGCGACCGCTGTGACCGCCCCGACCACCGCCGCCGGGCAGCCCGACCCCGGCCGGCTCGGCATCCGGCCGGAGAGCGCCGACGACCACCTCGCTGTGCACGCCCTGCACACCCGCGCCTTCGGCGACGACGGCCGGGTGGCCCGGCTGGTGGCGGCGCTCCGCGGGGCGGGCGCCGGGCCGGCGCCGCTGTCGTTCGTCGCGGTGCTGGACGGCACCGTGGTCGGCCACGTCCTGCTGAGCGGATGCCGGCTGGACGCCCCGCGCCGGATCGTGGACGTGCTCAGCCTCTCGCCGCTCGGCGTGCTCCCGGAGCACCAGGGCCGGGGCGTCGGGACGCGGCTGGTCCGGCACGCCCTCGCGGCGGCCGAGGAGACGGGCGCGCCGCTGGTCTTCCTGGAGGGCGACCCCGGCTACTACCGCACCCGCGGATTCGAGCCGGCCGTCCCGGCCGGCTTCCGCTCCCCGTCGCTGCGCATCCCCGAACCGGCCTTCCAGGTGGCCCGGTTGTCCGCCCATGAGCCGTGGATGACGGGCACCTTCGTGTACTCGGAGGCCTTCTGGGCGCTGGACTGCGTCGGCCTGCGCGACCCGGAGGCCTGA
- a CDS encoding dienelactone hydrolase family protein has product MAQIVLLHSAYGLRPAVHAAADRLRAAGHQVHTPDLYDGRTFDSVEEGMAYKEEITSDELLRRAITAVVPLLTPVNGTTPPPEGLVYAGFSLGGALAQNLALADEQAKGLLLLHGTSDIRDDAATSIPVQLHVAEPDPFESEDWLNAWYLRMRKAGADVEVHRYRGAGHVFTDPDLPDWDAEAAEQTWAAALDFLAELDA; this is encoded by the coding sequence GTGGCCCAGATCGTCCTCCTCCACTCCGCCTACGGCCTGCGCCCGGCCGTCCACGCGGCCGCCGACCGGCTGCGCGCCGCCGGCCACCAGGTGCACACCCCCGACCTCTACGACGGCCGGACCTTCGACAGCGTCGAGGAAGGCATGGCGTACAAGGAGGAGATCACCAGCGACGAACTGCTGCGCCGGGCGATCACCGCCGTCGTCCCGCTGCTCACCCCCGTGAACGGCACCACCCCGCCGCCGGAGGGCCTGGTCTACGCCGGCTTCTCGCTCGGCGGCGCCCTCGCCCAGAACCTCGCCCTCGCGGACGAGCAGGCCAAGGGCCTGTTGCTGCTGCACGGCACCTCCGACATCCGGGACGACGCGGCGACCTCGATCCCCGTCCAGTTGCACGTCGCGGAGCCCGACCCGTTCGAGTCCGAGGACTGGCTCAACGCCTGGTACCTGCGGATGCGCAAGGCCGGCGCCGACGTCGAGGTCCACCGCTACCGGGGCGCCGGCCACGTCTTCACCGACCCGGACCTGCCCGACTGGGACGCCGAGGCCGCCGAGCAGACCTGGGCGGCCGCACTGGACTTCCTGGCGGAACTGGACGCCTGA
- a CDS encoding DUF2252 domain-containing protein, whose amino-acid sequence MPDQLTAAHREPERAETILRVFEAAFGELLAQDPAAFRVKFRKMAASAFAFYRGTAGLYYADLTTAPYDGYGAAFLDERTSRVWIHGDLHAENFGSYLNSEGRLVFNVNDFDEAYVGAFTWDVQRLAASLALIGYAKALSDSTITELVRTFAAAYRAQITALVRDGESTSVTLDTATGPILETLRRARLQTRVALLDSETVVDGYDRRFRKGGGAFELDEATKAEVLAAFEAYLTTLPPATRTRPDALRVKDVVGRRGIGIGSAGLPSYNLLLEGHTDALENDVIIYMKQGQTPAVSRHITDPEIRGYFEHEGHRTVISQRALQAHSDPWLGYASLRGQGQLVAEVSPYATDLDWTDLNEQADLHSVIDYLGRATATMHAAADESSSGHTLVPFSTEHAIDAAIGKDEEGFTTMLVDFAHAYGARARQDHQIFVDLFRNGRIPGL is encoded by the coding sequence ATGCCCGACCAGCTCACCGCCGCCCACCGCGAACCCGAGCGCGCCGAGACCATCCTGCGGGTCTTCGAAGCCGCCTTCGGCGAGCTGCTCGCCCAGGACCCGGCCGCCTTCCGGGTCAAGTTCCGCAAGATGGCCGCCTCCGCCTTCGCCTTCTACCGCGGCACCGCCGGCCTCTACTACGCCGACCTCACCACCGCGCCCTACGACGGCTACGGCGCCGCCTTCCTCGACGAGCGCACCAGCCGGGTCTGGATCCACGGCGACCTGCACGCCGAGAACTTCGGCAGCTACCTCAACTCCGAGGGCCGGCTGGTGTTCAACGTCAACGACTTCGACGAGGCCTACGTCGGCGCCTTCACCTGGGACGTCCAGCGCCTGGCCGCCAGCCTCGCGCTGATCGGCTACGCCAAGGCGCTCTCCGACAGCACCATCACCGAACTCGTCCGCACCTTCGCCGCCGCCTACCGCGCGCAGATCACCGCCCTGGTCCGCGACGGCGAGAGCACCTCCGTCACCCTGGACACCGCCACCGGCCCGATCCTGGAGACGCTGCGCCGGGCCCGCCTGCAGACCCGGGTCGCCCTGCTGGACTCCGAGACCGTCGTCGACGGGTACGACCGCCGGTTCCGCAAGGGCGGCGGCGCGTTCGAACTGGACGAGGCCACCAAGGCCGAGGTGCTCGCCGCCTTCGAGGCCTACCTCACCACCCTGCCGCCGGCCACCCGCACCCGCCCGGACGCCCTGCGGGTCAAGGACGTCGTCGGCCGCCGCGGCATCGGCATCGGCAGCGCCGGCCTGCCCTCGTACAACCTGCTGCTGGAGGGGCACACCGACGCCCTGGAGAACGACGTCATCATCTACATGAAGCAGGGCCAGACCCCGGCCGTCTCCCGGCACATCACCGACCCCGAGATCCGCGGTTACTTCGAGCACGAGGGCCACCGCACGGTCATCTCCCAGCGCGCCCTGCAGGCGCACAGCGACCCGTGGCTCGGCTACGCCTCGCTGCGCGGCCAGGGCCAGCTGGTCGCCGAGGTCTCCCCGTACGCCACCGACCTCGACTGGACCGACCTCAACGAGCAGGCCGACCTCCACTCGGTGATCGACTACCTCGGCCGGGCCACCGCCACCATGCACGCCGCCGCCGACGAGTCCTCCAGCGGCCACACCCTGGTGCCGTTCTCCACCGAGCACGCCATCGACGCGGCCATCGGCAAGGACGAGGAGGGCTTCACCACCATGCTGGTCGACTTCGCCCACGCCTACGGCGCCCGGGCCCGGCAGGACCACCAGATCTTCGTCGACCTGTTCCGCAACGGCCGCATCCCCGGCCTGTAA
- a CDS encoding VOC family protein, with product MFNAITHSQIFVLDQDEALDFYVGKLGLEVAADVDMGFMRWLAVSVPGHPERQILLERPGAPAMSEETAQQVRELVTKGATGGWLIFTTEDCHKTYETLLGRGVEFTEEPTERPYGIDCGLRDPFGNRIRFTQLKG from the coding sequence ATGTTCAACGCCATCACGCACTCGCAGATTTTCGTTCTCGACCAGGACGAGGCCCTCGACTTCTACGTCGGCAAGCTCGGCCTGGAGGTCGCCGCCGACGTCGACATGGGCTTCATGCGCTGGCTCGCGGTCAGCGTCCCGGGCCACCCGGAGCGCCAGATCCTGCTGGAGCGGCCGGGCGCCCCGGCGATGTCCGAGGAGACGGCGCAGCAGGTCCGGGAGCTGGTCACCAAGGGCGCCACCGGCGGCTGGCTGATCTTCACCACGGAGGACTGCCACAAGACGTACGAGACGCTGCTGGGCCGGGGCGTCGAGTTCACCGAGGAGCCCACCGAGCGCCCGTACGGCATCGACTGCGGCCTGCGCGACCCGTTCGGCAACCGCATCCGCTTCACCCAGCTGAAGGGCTGA
- a CDS encoding alkaline phosphatase D family protein produces MIDPIHDKPLADAATRPRRRQVLKATAIAAGAATLPLALGERAVADTAPAQAPAFVHGVASGDPLPDGVVVWTRVTPTPAAVPGSGLGPDTEVRWELATDRSFATLAVSGSVATSAGTDHTVKVDARGLRPDTTYWYRFTAGGVTSPVGRTRTAPASDAAVQRLRLGVASCANWEAGYFSAYRHLAARGDLDVFLFLGDYIYEYKTGEFCAAGKVVRPHQPAHEILDLTDYRTRHGAYKTDPDLQALHATIPTIAIWDDHEFANDASSVGAENHTPGTEGDWAARVAAAKQAYFEWMPVRPSIAGTTYRRLRYGKLADLSLLDLRSFRSAQVKVGNGDVDSADRTITGRAQLDWLKAGLSSSDTTWRLVGNSVMISPVAFLSLPDYLLRPLAKLLGLPGEGLAINPDQWDGYTHDRRELLGHLKAQGIRNTVFLTGDIHSAWAADVPNEAATYPASGSVATEFVVTSVTSDNVDDFLKVAPQTISLVAAGALKAANRHLKWIDLDSHGYGVLDVTPDQVQMDYYILSDRTRRDATSTWTRSYRSRSGSQALERVWAPVK; encoded by the coding sequence GTGATTGATCCCATACATGACAAGCCCCTGGCCGATGCCGCCACCCGCCCGCGCCGCCGCCAGGTGCTCAAGGCCACCGCGATCGCCGCCGGGGCAGCGACCCTGCCGCTGGCCCTCGGCGAGCGCGCCGTCGCCGACACCGCGCCGGCCCAGGCCCCGGCCTTCGTCCACGGCGTCGCCTCCGGCGACCCGCTCCCCGACGGTGTCGTGGTGTGGACCCGGGTCACCCCGACCCCGGCCGCCGTACCCGGCTCGGGCCTCGGGCCGGACACCGAGGTCCGCTGGGAGCTGGCCACCGACCGCAGCTTCGCGACCCTCGCCGTGAGCGGCTCGGTGGCCACCTCCGCCGGCACCGACCACACCGTGAAGGTCGACGCCCGCGGCCTGCGGCCCGACACCACGTACTGGTACCGCTTCACGGCCGGCGGCGTCACCTCGCCGGTCGGCCGCACCCGGACCGCCCCCGCGAGCGACGCCGCCGTGCAGCGGCTGCGGCTGGGCGTCGCTTCCTGCGCCAACTGGGAGGCGGGCTACTTCTCCGCGTACCGGCACCTGGCCGCGCGCGGCGACCTCGACGTCTTCCTCTTCCTCGGCGACTACATCTACGAGTACAAGACGGGCGAGTTCTGCGCCGCCGGCAAGGTGGTGCGCCCGCACCAGCCGGCCCACGAGATCCTGGACCTCACCGACTACCGGACCAGGCACGGCGCCTACAAGACCGACCCGGACCTGCAGGCCCTGCACGCGACCATCCCGACCATCGCGATCTGGGACGACCACGAGTTCGCCAACGACGCCTCCTCGGTCGGCGCCGAGAACCACACGCCGGGCACCGAGGGCGACTGGGCGGCCCGGGTCGCCGCGGCGAAGCAGGCGTACTTCGAGTGGATGCCCGTCCGCCCGTCGATCGCCGGCACCACCTACCGGCGCCTGCGCTACGGAAAGCTGGCCGACCTCTCGCTGCTCGACCTGCGCTCGTTCCGCTCCGCGCAGGTGAAGGTCGGCAACGGGGACGTCGACTCGGCCGACCGTACGATCACCGGCCGGGCGCAGCTGGACTGGCTGAAGGCCGGGCTCTCCTCCTCCGACACCACCTGGCGGCTGGTCGGCAACTCGGTGATGATCTCGCCGGTCGCCTTCCTGTCCCTGCCGGACTACCTGCTGCGCCCGCTCGCCAAGCTGCTCGGCCTGCCCGGCGAGGGCCTGGCGATCAACCCGGACCAGTGGGACGGCTACACCCACGACCGCCGCGAACTGCTCGGCCACCTCAAGGCGCAGGGCATCCGCAACACGGTGTTCCTGACCGGTGACATCCACTCGGCGTGGGCGGCCGACGTGCCGAACGAGGCCGCCACCTACCCGGCCTCGGGCAGCGTCGCCACCGAGTTCGTGGTCACCTCGGTGACCTCGGACAACGTCGACGACTTCCTGAAGGTCGCCCCGCAGACCATTTCCCTGGTCGCCGCGGGGGCCCTCAAGGCCGCCAACCGCCACCTGAAGTGGATCGACCTGGACTCGCACGGCTACGGCGTCCTGGACGTCACCCCGGACCAGGTCCAGATGGACTACTACATCCTGTCCGACCGCACCAGGCGCGACGCCACCAGCACCTGGACCCGCTCCTACCGCAGCCGCTCCGGCAGCCAGGCCCTGGAGCGCGTCTGGGCGCCGGTGAAGTGA